The following are from one region of the Rhipicephalus microplus isolate Deutch F79 chromosome 1, USDA_Rmic, whole genome shotgun sequence genome:
- the LOC142814755 gene encoding uncharacterized protein LOC142814755 isoform X1, with protein sequence MEKLRDFSAPGHLDNMAFPTDTVLRLACAIALTEQRRRREVKDAFEEFSEEEFRQCFRLSKRTVRSLCDELDPIIGCQRASGLSTERKVLCALRFFATGSFQKSIGREEHIGMSQPAVSNTIHEVTEAIITVAARKMVADFLLTTAAKDEAKEEFVLRGCIPGVLACADGTLVTIRKPEGFRQTTRFVPRLLGVGTQPTACTPSCTSAAWRISAWRRRLSPQAKAPNSSPWQSTVQHFRRPIQQGARIHAQCCVKVYRRVEKQVPLLAALSNDALQPRSGSANHLCLLCSPQHCVACRRLDLGRVCRGHATS encoded by the exons atggaaaaattgcgcgacttttcggcaccggggcacttagacaacatggcgtttcccactgacacggtacttcgccttgcctgtgcgatagctttaaccgagcagaggcgacgacgcgaggtaaaagatgcatttgaagagttcagcgaagaagagttccggcaatgttttcgtctgtccaaacgaacagtgcgtagcttgtgtgacgaacttgaccctatcatcggatgccagcgagccagtggcctttccacagagagaaaggtgttgtgcgcgttgcgatttttcgccaccggtagcttccagaagagcattggtcgcgaggaacacatcggcatgtctcagccggcggtgagcaacaccatccacgaggtgacggaggcgatcattaccgtggctgctagaaaaatggtggcggacttcctactgacaacagctgctaaggatgaggcaaaggaggagtttgtgctacgcggttgcatcccaggggtgctggcgtgtgccgatggcacgttggtcaccattcgcaagccagagggattcagacAGACGACACG attcgtgccacgactcctgggtgtgggaacacaacccactgcgtgcacgcctagctgcacatctgcggcctggcgaatatctgcttg gagacgcaggctatcccctcaagccaaggctcctaattccagtccttggcagtcaaccgtgcaacacttccgaaggccaatacaacaaggagcacgcatccatgcacaatgttgtgtaaaggtgtatcgccgtgttgaaaagcaagttcccctgcttgcagcactttcgaacgatgctctacaaccccgatcaggcagcgcaaatcatctatgcttgctttgctctccacaacattgcgttgcatgcaggcgactggaccttggacgagtatgtcgtggacatgccaccagctga
- the LOC142814755 gene encoding uncharacterized protein LOC142814755 isoform X2 → MEKLRDFSAPGHLDNMAFPTDTVLRLACAIALTEQRRRREVKDAFEEFSEEEFRQCFRLSKRTVRSLCDELDPIIGCQRASGLSTERKVLCALRFFATGSFQKSIGREEHIGMSQPAVSNTIHEVTEAIITVAARKMVADFLLTTAAKDEAKEEFVLRGCIPGVLACADGTLVTIRKPEGFRQTTRFVPRLLGVGTQPTACTPSCTSAAWRISAWRRRLSPQAKAPNSSPWQSTVQHFRRPIQQGARIHAQCCVKVYRRVEKRLDLGRVCRGHATS, encoded by the exons atggaaaaattgcgcgacttttcggcaccggggcacttagacaacatggcgtttcccactgacacggtacttcgccttgcctgtgcgatagctttaaccgagcagaggcgacgacgcgaggtaaaagatgcatttgaagagttcagcgaagaagagttccggcaatgttttcgtctgtccaaacgaacagtgcgtagcttgtgtgacgaacttgaccctatcatcggatgccagcgagccagtggcctttccacagagagaaaggtgttgtgcgcgttgcgatttttcgccaccggtagcttccagaagagcattggtcgcgaggaacacatcggcatgtctcagccggcggtgagcaacaccatccacgaggtgacggaggcgatcattaccgtggctgctagaaaaatggtggcggacttcctactgacaacagctgctaaggatgaggcaaaggaggagtttgtgctacgcggttgcatcccaggggtgctggcgtgtgccgatggcacgttggtcaccattcgcaagccagagggattcagacAGACGACACG attcgtgccacgactcctgggtgtgggaacacaacccactgcgtgcacgcctagctgcacatctgcggcctggcgaatatctgcttg gagacgcaggctatcccctcaagccaaggctcctaattccagtccttggcagtcaaccgtgcaacacttccgaaggccaatacaacaaggagcacgcatccatgcacaatgttgtgtaaaggtgtatcgccgtgttgaaaa gcgactggaccttggacgagtatgtcgtggacatgccaccagctga